One Vigna unguiculata cultivar IT97K-499-35 chromosome 7, ASM411807v1, whole genome shotgun sequence genomic region harbors:
- the LOC114191405 gene encoding UPF0496 protein At1g20180-like — protein sequence MSPKLRAWKTQDVKECREATKSINFHDEYHRTLRTKPYVDFYSKVQLLAKQPDNFSEVLLEPCQQTISSIVDSGALSKTPKLKNLMLSYFDISAEASHICCNLLKSIDQVHSYYQFIQRVLDIKDGDSFETFEVIIFELSSFTYPNDPFSNLKTHDFKLINDKHSSVLCHLKSMRKRVGRKIKLMKYLMKTSWFCVTAACALVAITAMVIATHTLTAVILGPAILSFPFKHLKRKLRGCKFSRKGSLGKVYEQLDIAAKGTYILNRDFDTMSRLVARLRDEIEHNREMVQFCLDRKEDKLSFQIVKELKKSDVGFRKQVEELEEHVYLCLVAINQARALVIKEMKRSYALPDPEVYTRLPNSVCLLCEGCMQAPKHVLCPCRKIWATLLPSDEGLVNLVCITVSGSVYRDYPFWSAFRIDQSENSYVKTKLVMGEKDDEVSDVKVKRDVV from the exons ATGTCGCCAAAGTTAAGGGCTTGGAAAACTCAAG ATGTGAAGGAGTGCAGAGAAGCTACGAAAAGCATAAACTTCCATGATGAGTACCATAGAACACTAAGGACAAAGCCCTATGTTGATTTCTACAGTAAAGTTCAACTACTTGCAAAGCAGCCTGACAATTTTTCGGAAGTCCTCCTTGAACCTTGCCAACAAACTATATCTTCCATTGTTGATTCAGGAGCCCTTTCAAAGACACCAAAACTCAAAAACCTTATGCTAAGTTACTTTGACATAAGTGCAGAGGCTTCACACATTTGCTGTAATCTTCTCAAAAGCATCGACCAAGTCCACTCTTATTACCAATTCATTCAAAGAGTTCTAGACATTAAGGATGGTGACTCTTTCGAAACTTTTGAAGTAATCATCTTTGAGCTAAGCTCATTCACCTACCCAAATGACCCGTTTTCAAACCTTAAAACCCATGACTTCAAGCTCATCAATGATAAGCACTCATCAGTTTTGTGCCATCTAAAGTCAATGAGAAAAAGAGTGGGAAGGAAAATTAAGCTCATGAAGTATTTGATGAAGACATCATGGTTTTGTGTCACTGCAGCTTGTGCCTTAGTGGCAATCACAGCCATGGTTATAGCCACACATACTCTGACAGCAGTAATCTTGGGCCCAGCAATTCTGAGCTTCCCATTTAAGCATCTTAAGAGAAAGCTTAGAGGCTGCAAATTTTCAAGAAAAGGGTCTCTTGGTAAGGTTTATGAGCAGCTTGACATAGCAGCCAAGGGAACTTACATATTGAATAGAGACTTTGACACAATGAGTAGACTTGTAGCTCGGCTTCGTGATGAAATTGAGCATAACAGGGAAATGGTGCAGTTCTGTTTGGACAGGAAAGAAGATAAGTTATCTTTTCAGATTGTGAAGGAGCTTAAGAAAAGTGATGTAGGGTTCAGGAAACAAGTGGAAGAGCTTGAAGAACATGTGTACTTGTGCCTTGTAGCAATAAACCAGGCAAGGGCCTTGGTCATTAAGGAAATGAAAAGATCC TATGCATTACCGGATCCGGAAGTATATACAAGATTACCTAATTCAGTAT GTTTGTTATGTGAGGGTTGTATGCAAGCCCCAAAGCATGTACTATGTCCATGTCGGAAAATATGGGCTACATTGCTTCCAAGTGATGAAG GATTGGTCAATCTAGTATGCATTACTGTATCTGGAAGTGTGTACCGGGATTATCCATTCTG GAGTGCATTCCGGATTGACCAATCCGAAAACAGTTATGTGAAGACGAAATTGGTGATGGGTGAGAAAGATGATGAAGTTAGCGATGTGAAGGTCAAGAGGGACGttgtgtaa